From Ignavibacterium sp.:
TTACTGAAATCTTTTTCATTTCTTGTTATAAGAACAGCATTACAATCTAATGTTGAAGCTGCAATTATTGCATCCCCAATTCCAAGATTATAATTTTTCTTCAATTCAATTGTTTTATTTACGATTGAATCAGTTAAAAAGATTTTGTTGAATGCAAAAAGGCAATTTTTTATGGCAGTAATTTCTTCAGAAGTAATTTTGGGGAATGATAAAAGTTCTATTTCATTTATTACTGAAAAATAAATTTCATTTTTAGTAATGAAATCTTCGTCGAAATAAAATTGTACAGCATCCTCATCATTAAAGTAATAAATAAAAATATTAGTATCGTAAAAGTATTTTGATTGCATTAGTTATTTCTTTCCAATTCTTTTCTGACTTTATTTTGATACTCTGTTCCATCCATCAGATATTTTTTAAGGATGCCTTTTGCTTTTTTAACATCTGAAATTTTTCTGTTCTTATTTAAGAGTTTTTCATTAATTTCAACCTTGATTATTTTATCATCAAGATATTTCAAAGCATCTTTGGGCAATGTAATTATCATTTTATTTACCTCTATTAATTATCTTAATCAAAAATAATCTGATAAGTTTAGAGTTTCAATTTATTTTTCATCCAGAGCAAAATTGATATTCCAATTATCCACAATGATAGTGCAGAGCTCAAGACAGGAATAATTAGTGGATATTTAGTATAAAAAGGTTTTTCATCATTCAGAGGAACATCAACCACAAATGATGTGCGAGTAAACAATTTCGTTTCGAATTCTGTTATTCCGAATTTGTTTATCAAACAACTAATTCCTCCGTTGGCAGAACGCACTACTGCTCTTCTGTTTTCTACTGCACGCAATGCTGCAAATTCCTTATGCTGATAAGGTCCGCTTGAATTTCCATACCAGCTATCATTCGTAACCACAGTGATAAATTGAGCACCTCTTTTCACAAAGTGAGTAACAAAGTCAGGAAAAACAGATTCATAACAAACCAATCCGGCAATTCTGAGTGAGTCATTATCAATTTTTAATTTAAAGACAGTAGTATCTTTACCAACATTCCAACCACTTAATCCCACGCCCCATTTAAACCAGTCAGCTAAAAATGGCAAAGCATCAACGAAGGGAACTTTTTCACCAAGCGGAACCAATTGCATTTTACCATAACGCTGAATCTCATAAGAATTTGGACTTATCAGGAGAATAGAATTATAAGTTGAATAATAAAAATTTCCTGCTTTACTTAACTTCGCATCAGTCGGGGGATTTTCGTAGTGAACAATGTAATCAGGCATTCCGGTAAGAAGATAAACATTATTTTTTCTGAGAAATGAATAAATTGAATCTACAATATCAGAGTAAGTTCCTGAAAGAAGATAAACCGGTAATGCTGTTTCCGGCCAGATGATAATCTTTGCATTTTGCTTTGTACATTCTTCAGATAGCTCAATATAATTTTTCAGAATATTATCGAGACCGCCAAGTTCCCATTTGTCCCAAGGATCTAAATTTGGTTGCACAACACCAACTCTAATAAATTTTTCCGAATCATTTTTCTCATTCAACTTTACTAAACCATAAATAAATACAAAACAAAACAGAAGGACAGCAATGAAGAGATACTTCAGATTATATTTTTTGGTTGAAATGAAATTTTTTATAACAAGAAAAAGTGAAACATTTATATAAAGAACAATCAATGATAATCCAAAAGCTCCTACAACATCGACAATCTGAATAAAAGCTGTGAACTTTGCCAATCCGTGTCCAAGAGTAAGCCAAGGAAATTTCAGATCAGTTAAGGTCAGAAGATATTCGCCTGTTACCCAAATGATTGGAAAAAGCCAGAGTGCTTTTTCTTTCACGACAATTTTTTGTGATAAATAAAACAAAGTAGAATTTATAAGCAACACAACAGGATAGAAAAATATTAAAACTCCACCTCCAATCATTAAAAAAGGATCGGCTTTACTTTGCCAGCTACCTACCCAATAAATTGTAATTACGCTTAAAGTAAAAAACATTAAGTAAGAAGCACGGTTTATTTCGAGTAATGTTTTTCTTTTGTCAATTACAAACAAGTATGGAACAAATGAGAAGAAAAGAAAAAGTGAAAAAGGAAATGGAAATGGCGTGAAAGAAATTCCTGTTAATATTCCGGATAAAACTATTAGCAGTCTTTCTTTTCTTAAAAATGACTTTTCTTCCGCAGATAATTTATTTCGCCTAAAAAGTTTTAACAAATTCAATTCTGGAATTTCTTTTTACTTTTCTTGATGAAGTAACGAATAATCAGAAACGCTATAACTACAACTGTTGCTGCAATTACTATTTGATTATATGTAGTCAGAAATGCATCTACTTTTTGAATGTTCTCACCGAAAACCATTCCAAGTGAAATTAAAATTGAATTCCAAATAAGAGCACTCGCAGCAGAAAGCAGCACTGTGTAGTGAACATTCAATCTGCTCATTCCTGCGAAGAAAGAAATCACTGCTCTTGTTCCCGGTAAAAACCTATTAGCAATAATCAGAAAATATCCGTACTTGCGAAATGCATTCTCCACTTTTTCAATAGACTCAATGGTAAGAAATTTAATTTTACCTGAATGTAATATTCTTTTATCAATCTGCCATCCAATAGCAAATGCAGTTAGAAAGCCAACAAGACTTCCACCTGTGGCAAAAATAAGAACCGGAACAAAGTGCAGGTCAGAAGCTCCGACGAGTGAGCCACCAACAACAATAACCATATCGCTAGGAGAAGGTGGAAATAAATTTTCTATGAAAGCGAAAAAAAAGATTGTCAGATAAATCCAGATTGGACTAAGTTCTGAAATTCGAGTAAGAATTTCTTCAAACATTAAAATCACTCTTGATTAGTAAAACTGTAGCCATTGCAACCGCACCTTCAGCCCTTCCAACAAAACCAAGTTTCTCGGTTGTTGTAGCTTTAACTGAAATTTGTGATGGAGAGATTTCCAGTAATTGCGAAATGTTATTTTTAATTTTTTCTATGAAAGGAGAAATTTTCGGAGATTCAAGTGCGAGCATCGAATCAATGTTGGAAATTGTATAGCCTTCTTTCTTCACGAGAGAATAGCAATGTTTGAGAATGATTGAACTATCAACATCTTTCCATCTTTCGTCAGTGTTCGGGAAATGCTGACCGATATCTCCTAAAGCCAAAGCACCAAGAATCGCATCAGAAATTGCGTGAAGAAGTACATCAGCATCAGAATGACCTTCCAATCCTTTGTTTGACGGAATTTCAATTCCACCTAAAATTAATTTTCTTCCTTCCGCAAAAGAATGAACATCAAAACCAAATCCGATTTTAATATCAAGTTTCAATATCGCACCTCAAAATCTTTAAATTCATTTTTGAATTCTTTCCATTCTACTTTACAATCTTTAACATAGGCGTGAGAAGGACCAACTTTTAACTTTTTTATCAACTCGTGAATCATTCCTTCTTCACCTTCAACTTCTGTTAACACTTCACCCGTAAATAAATTTTTTGTGTAACCTTTAAGTCCTAAAGCATTTGCATTCCGCAAAACAAAATATCTGAATCCAACTCCCTGAACAACTCCATCAACTATTATTGTTGCTCTTGCCAGTTTGCTCATTTCTGTTTTCTAATATTTCTGAAAGAAGTAAACCAATTACTATAAATACGCCACCAAACATTCCAAATTTAGAAATTTTTTCACCGACAATGAAGAATGCCAGAACTGCTGCCATTATTGGCTCGAAAGAATAAATTATTCCTGCCTTAGTTGGCGTTACGACCTTCTGATATTTTAATTGAAGTATTGTTGCAATGATTGATGCAAAAACTGAAGTGTAAATCAAAGCAAATAGTACATTGGTATTCAGATTAAACTTTACTATCTCTAAACCGAATGCTGAAAGAATTATTGAACCAAGAAATCCACCCAAACCTGTAATCAAAAGCTGAATAAATACCATAGGCATATAATCATATTTTTTTGTAAACACATCTACATAAACAACCTGAAAGGCAAATAAAACAGCACAAAGTAAAGTAAGGAAATCTCCGAAGTTAAAATCAGAACCGAGTTCATTTATGAATTGAAATAAATTATCTCCGCTGCTTGAGAGAAAAATTAATCCAATCATAACAAACAAAATACTGACGAGGTTATACCACTTAGGTTTTTTCTTTTCAATAATTGTCTGAAGAATCGGGATTATAACAACAAATGTTCCTGTAATAAATCCGGACTTTGTTGCAGTTGTGTAATTTAAACCGATAGTCTGAGTGGCAAAACCAAGGAAATAAAATACTCCAAGAATAGAACCTGCTATAAAAGTTTTTTTATCGGTCTTTTTAACAATAGAATAAATGAAAGGAAGTAAAATAGCCGCTGCAAGAAAAAATCTGATTCCAAGAAATAACAGTGGAGAAATATCAGCTAATGCATTTTTAATAAGAGCAAATGTTCCGCCCCAGATAACTGTATTAAGTAAGAGAGCACTTTCACCAATGTATTTTTTCATTGAAGAATTGTTCCCTCAATTATTTCCTGGTTCCGTATCCAAAATACTTCAGCATCTTTTCGTTAGAGCGCCACTTTTCTCTTACTTTCACTCGAAGCTCAAGATAAACTTCCTTTTGTAAAAATTCTTCGATTTCTTTGCGGGCAAGTTCACCGAGTTTTTTAATTGATTTCCCTTCTTTACCAATTATGATTGGTTTTTGAGAATCACGCTCAACAATAATTTCAGCACTAATAAAATCCTTGCCCGATGATCTTTCTTTGAAGTCTGCTATTATAACTTCTGTGCTGTACGGAACTTCATCTTCATACAGTTCAAAAATTTTTTCACGAATTATTTCTGAGACAAAAAATCTTTCACTTGCTTCAGATATTATATCATCCGGATAAAATTTTTCTCCTTCAGGAAGTAACGAAACTATTTCCTGAATTAATCTTTCTACATTAAAATTCAATGAAGCAGCAATCGGAACAACAGATCTAAACTTATTTAAACTTTCATAATGATTTACCAGTTGTTGCGCTTGTTCCTGTGTTATTGAATCTACTTTATTCAAAGCCAGGATAATCGGCTTTGTCTTTTGCTCGATAAGATTTTTTATTATTTCATTTTCTTCACTTTCTTTTATTCTGCTCTCATTACTAACATCAAACAAAAGCACAATAACATCTGCATCTTTTATGGATTCATTGATTTCCTCAAGCATTTTTTCGTGAAGAAGGTAAGCGGGTCTTACAATTCCGGGTGTATCGAGAAAAACAATCTGAAAATCATTTTCCGTTAATATGCCGAGAATTTTTTTTCTCGTTGTTTGTGGTTTTGGTGTTACTATGGAAATTTTTTGTTTCAGAATTGCATTCAGCAAGGTTGACTTACCGACATTTGGCAAACCAATAATTGAAACATATCCAACTTTGTGACTCATATTAAATTCCGTATCGTTTATTCAAATATAATAATGTTATCCTCATTTAAAGTGATTGAAGATGTAGTGATTATTCAAAAAAAATTTCCTGAATAAAAAAACCCTTCTGTTTAAGAAGGGCTTCTTTCAAAAAATAATTACTAGTTATGATTCCTGAGCTTCTAACCATCGTTCAGCGTCAAGTGCTGCCATACAACCGGTTCCTGCTGCTGTAATCGCCTGACGATATTTTTTATCAGCAACATCGCCTGCAGCAAAAACTCCTTCGACATTTGTATAAGTTGAGCCGGGTTTTACAATGAGGTAACCTGTTTCATCCATCTCAAGATAATTCTTAAATAACTCTGTATTTGGTTTATGACCAATAGCTATAAATAATCCATCTGCATCAAGCTGAGTAACTGAATGATCTTTCGTGTCTTCCAGAAGAACTCCGGTCATTCTTTTCTTTCCACCTTCCTCAACACCAAGCACTTCTTTGATAACTTTATTCGTTACAAATTTTATTTTAGGATTTTTCTTCGCTCTATCAAGCATAATCTTAGAGGCTCTGAATTCATCTCTTCGATGAACAATAATAACTTCACTTGCAAACTTGGTAAGGAAATTTGCTTCCTCCATCGCTGTATCACCACCACCAACAACAATAACTTTTAATCCTTTGAAGAAAAAGCCATCGCACGTAGCACAAGCAGAAACTCCGTAACCCATATACTTTGCTTCGCTTTCAAGTCCAAGTAATCTTGCAGAAGCGCCTGTTGAAATTATAACTGCATCAGCAAAATATTCTTCATCATAAGATTTTAATTTGAATGGTCTCTTTGAAAAATCAACTTCCGTAATGTCTTTGTAAATTGATTGCGCTCCGAAACGATGTGCTTGTTTTCTCATTATGTCCATCAATTCAGGACCTTGAATTCCGTGCTCAAATCCGGGAAAGTTTTCAACCTCAGTAGTTATTGTTAATTGACCGCCAGGTTGTAATCCTTCAAATACCACAGGATTAAGATTTGCTCTTGCAGTATAAATTGCTGCAGTTAATCCAGCAGGTCCGGATCCAATAATTGCAACTTTAAAATGATTTATTTGTTCCGACATTTTTTACCTCAATGTTTTGAGTAATTAAATTTTTGTTTAGCTTCCGTTTGATTCAATTGTACAAGTTTAGTTTCAATTTTAATGATTGCAATCACTCGAATAAAAATTTAGCATTTCGCTTAAGTCCAGAAAGCTTTGTTCTTTTAATGGGACTATCTGAAAATTTTTCTTTGAATGTTTCTTCATCCATCTGCATTATTTCAGAATAAGTTAGTTCCTTATTCCTCGGATAAAAATCTTTTAGTGATGTTGTAATACTAAATTTTTTATTCCACGGACATACTTCCTGACAGATGTCGCAACCAAACAACCAATTTTCAAATTTACCTTTCAGTTCTTCAGTTATCTCGTTTTTATTTTCAATCGTTTGATATGAAATGCATTTATTTGAATCAACAACATAAGGTTGAACTATTGCATCAGTTGGACAGGCATCAATACAAGCTGTGCATTCTCCACAAAAGTCAGGAATCTGTTCAGAATATTCGAATTCATAATTACAAATGATGTTAGCAATAAAAAACCAACTACCAATTTCACGATTAATGATGTTAGTATGTTTTCCCATCCAACCTAAACCAGCTTTAACTGCCCACACTTTATCCATTACCGGTCCGGTATCCACATAAGAAATAGAATTAAAGTTTGAATCAATTGCTTTCAATTCATTTTCCAACTGATCTAATTTTTCCCAGATGATAAGATGATAATCTTTTCCCCAGGCATATCTGGATATTTTACCAAAGTCTTTATCATTTGAATGATAGAATGGTGTATTATAAATGAGTGCAAGAGAAATAATACTTTTAGCATCGGGCAGAATTTCTTTGGGATTTTTTCTTTTATGAATATTTCGTTCCATATAACTCATTCCGGCTTGAAATTTTTTATCAAGCCAGAGATTCAGTTTTTCAATCTCATCAGTAAGTTCAACAGCTTGTGCAAATCCTACTAAATCAAATCCGAGGGACTTTGCTTTCGATAAAACAATTTCATTCGTAAGCTTTTTCATGTTTACCAATTAAATTTCTTTGAGTGTGCAGCAACCATTATTTCATCTTTTTCAATTTTAATTGGATAAACATCTAATCCTTTTCTTCCCGTTGGTTGATTTCCGGTTTTCAAATCAAACTTCCAACCGTGAGCCGGACATACAACACAACCATCTTCTATAAATCCATCATAGATTAACGCAGTGTGCTGATGCGGACAAATATTACTCAGAGCATAAATCTCACCATCTACTTTGAATATAGCAATTTCAACTTCATCGCCAGAACCATCAGACGCAGGAACTATGAACCTTCTACCTTCATTTTCCCGAAGTTCATTTATTCTGCAGACTTTGTGAAATTTAATTTCGTTCATATCAAATCAAAGAAAACTTTGTCGTGAGTGATTCCTTTATCAGAGTGTTTAATTGTTACTGCGGCATATTCCGGATCGTGACCAAAATACAAAATCCAGTTTTCCTCCAATGCTTGCTTCAGATATTTCTTTTTTTCTGAAAGTGTAACCAAAGGTTGTAAATCGTAAGCCATTATATATGGCAAACGTATATGTGAAACAAATGGTAGCAAATCTGCACAGTATAAAACAGTATTTGTTCCATCAGAAATTTTAACCATCTGCTGACCAAAAGTATGACCATTTATAACTTCGAAAGAAATGTTTTCGTCAAACTCATTATTTGTAAGAAGATTTAGCACACCTTCTTTTACCAATGGTTCAAAATTTTCTTTAAGATAACTCCCACGGTCTCTATCGCTTGGATTCATTGCCCATTCAAAATTCTGTTTCTGAACATAAAATTTTGCATTGGGAAAAGTTGGAATGAGTTTATCATTTTCAATTTTAGTTGAACCACCGGTATGATCAAAATGCAGGTGAGTAAGTATAACATCGGTAATCTGATCAACAGTAAAACCTTTTTGAGATAAGGATTTTTCAAGTGAAAGATTATCATCAATTCTATAAATGTTGCGGGATTTTTCATCCCACTTTGTACCCATTCCTGTATCAATTAAAATTTTTCTTGAATCACTTACAAGAAGCAAATTTCTTGTGGAAAGAGTAACTCTGTTAACTTCATCAGCAGGGTTGTTTTTTTCCCACAACGGTTTGGGAATAATTCCGAACATAGCTCCGCCATCCAAACCAATGTAGCCGGAATGAATGGTATGTAATTGATATTTACCTATTTTCATTGAATAATTTGAAATTATTGAGGTTCAAATTAGCGAAGATTAGAATAATGATAAAGATGAAATGCTTTAGTAAAAAGAAAAAAGGGCGGATTAAAAACCCGCCTTCTCTCCTCTGAACTTATTCCCCTATTATTGTAACTAACTAACCAACTAACCAACAAATAAAGGAGGCACTATGAAGTTCTATATTTTTACAACTGCATCAGTAGGACAGTTGCTTACGCACTGAGGTTCATCATAAAATCCTACACATTCAGTGCATTTATCAGGAACAATGTAATAAAACTGATCAGAATAAAAACCTGTTGCTCCGGAAGGTGCAGGATCGCCTTCTCCGTAAGTCTGACCATTCATATCCCAATTGCTTCCTGCTTCGTATATTGCATCGTTTGGGCATTCGGGAAAACAAGCTCCACAATTGATGCATTCTTCAGTTATTCTGTATGCCATTTTATCTCCAATAATAAATTTGATTTATTATTTGCGAAGATAATGCCAAAATAATTTTGTGAAATTAAGGTAATAGTAAACAGCTTTGGAGTGAGGTTTCTCAGAAATGAAATAATGCGAAGATTAGTTTCTAAAAAATAAAAATGGGCATCGAAGTGATGCCCTGAATTTTTATCTTCCTAATGAATCGAGATATTCTTTCTTTTTGAGTAGTGTATCTTTATCCTCAACATGTTTTGGATCAGGAACACAACAATCAACAGGACAAACGGCTGCACATTGTGGTTCGTCATGAAAACCGACACATTCAGTGCATTTGTCAGGAACAATGTAGAAATAATCATTCGAGAAAAATCCTGTTGCACCGGAAGGAGCCGGATCATCCGGACCATAAGTTTTACCTGCTAATTCCCAATTTGTGCCACCTTCATAAATTGCATTATTAGGGCATTCAGGTTCGCATGCACCGCAGTTGATGCATTCTTCAGTTATCATTATAGCCATTTTTAGTCTCCTTAAAGTTAAATTCAGAAATAGAATAATTCTTAAAATCTCTTATGCATTTTATAAAAAGTATAAAACTTCATCAAGTCAATAGAATTATAGAAAATTACCAGGAACCACTTGCACCACCGCCGCCTGACGATCCTCCACCGCCGCTAAAACCTCCACCTCCGCCCCAACCACTTCCACCACTACTCCATCCTCCAAAACCACCACTACGATATACTCCACCGGGCATTCCGCCTCCGCGCCTAAAAATAAATATAAATAAAATTATAAGAACAATAACAAAACCTATGGAAATCGAATCTTCATCCTGATTTGCATTATCGGCAATATATTCACCACCAATAGCAGAAATAATTGCATTTATTCCGTCACTTATGGCGAGATAGTATTGTTCTGCTTTTAATCTTGGGACAATAACATTTCGGATAATTGAAGAACATAGAGCATCTGGTAACACACCTTCCAAACCATAACCAACTTCAATTCTGAGTTTTCTGTCATCTTTTGCAATTAGAAGTAAAACACCATTATCATTCTTCTTAGTTCCAATTTTATTCTTGGTAAAAATTTCATTTGCGACCTCTTCAATCGGATATCCGCCGAGAGATGGAATCATTAAAGTAACTAATTGATTTGAAGTTGTATCTTCGTATGTTTTTAACCGATAATTAAGGTCATCTAACTCTGATTTGTTGAGTGTGTTTGTTAAGTCAGTTGCCCACATTTTAATTGTGGGTATTTCAATCTGTGCAAAAGATTGAACGGAGAATAAAATTAAAATCAGAGTTAATCTTAACATAGATTAAAATTCTACTTTGGGCGGAACTTCAGCTCCCTGAACAGCTTTGAAATATTGCTTTTCACGAAAACCGAACATTCCCGCAAGCATCGATGCAGGAAATCTTTTAATCATAGTATTGTATTCCTGCACAGCTTCGTTAAATCTTTTTCTTTCAACAGAGATTCTGTTTTCAGTTCCTTCAAGTTGTGCCTGAAGTTGAAGAAAGTTTTCATTAGCTTTTAGTTCGGGATAGTTCTCAACCACAGCTAATAATCTTGATAAGGCACTACTTAATTCTCCCTGAACTGATTGAAATTTTTCAAATGCCTGAGGATCATTTAAAACTTCAGGAGTAACATTAAACTGTCCGACTCTTGCTCTTGCTTCTGTAACCTGAGTCAGAACTTCTTTTTCAAAATTAGCATAACCTTTAACTGTATTTACCAGATTAGGTATTAAATCGGCTCTTCTTTGATATTGATTTTCTACCTGAGACCATTGCTTAAGAACATTTTGCTCGGATGCAACGAGATTGTTATACACACTGATTCCCCACATGACCAGAAGTATAATTCCGATTATTAGAACACCCCCAATGGCTAAACCAACAATTAGTCCTTTATTTTTCATTTAACCTCCTGAATTCAGTGGTAATAATGTTGATTTTCGTTTAGTGAATATAATATTTGTTTATTCCATTTGCACTAAGAAAAATCCAGTTTTTTATGGTTTTAATCCCATAAAATCATTTTGGAGAATAGAAAGTGTTTCATTTTTGATTAGAAGATTTTTTTCTTTGGCAAAATTTTCTGCATTTTGAAAATTTCCTCGATAAAACCTGAACCAAAGAAAATTTGCTGTAACAATTCCATCAAAAATTCTTTCTTCATTAAAAGCATTTATTGTCAGATATCCTGAAAAAATATTCCAGGCAAGTGATAATAATCCATTCAGATACTCGCCTGTGTAAATCTGTCCAAGCCCTGGTAAAATCATCGAACTGTATTTTGCAAAATCAACTGAATAAAATTTATTATGAGTATTAAGACATAATTCAGCTAATTCAGTTTCATTTATTTGTTTGAAGATGTGATGTGCCTCTTCCCATTTATCAGAAAATAATTTGTTCCAGGCGCGCCAGTATTTTATTTCGCGCTGATGTTCTGTAAAACGATTATCATTTTCAAGTT
This genomic window contains:
- a CDS encoding type II toxin-antitoxin system VapC family toxin, with protein sequence MQSKYFYDTNIFIYYFNDEDAVQFYFDEDFITKNEIYFSVINEIELLSFPKITSEEITAIKNCLFAFNKIFLTDSIVNKTIELKKNYNLGIGDAIIAASTLDCNAVLITRNEKDFSKIHNLKIINPFNIDEIY
- the lnt gene encoding apolipoprotein N-acyltransferase, which translates into the protein MLKLFRRNKLSAEEKSFLRKERLLIVLSGILTGISFTPFPFPFSLFLFFSFVPYLFVIDKRKTLLEINRASYLMFFTLSVITIYWVGSWQSKADPFLMIGGGVLIFFYPVVLLINSTLFYLSQKIVVKEKALWLFPIIWVTGEYLLTLTDLKFPWLTLGHGLAKFTAFIQIVDVVGAFGLSLIVLYINVSLFLVIKNFISTKKYNLKYLFIAVLLFCFVFIYGLVKLNEKNDSEKFIRVGVVQPNLDPWDKWELGGLDNILKNYIELSEECTKQNAKIIIWPETALPVYLLSGTYSDIVDSIYSFLRKNNVYLLTGMPDYIVHYENPPTDAKLSKAGNFYYSTYNSILLISPNSYEIQRYGKMQLVPLGEKVPFVDALPFLADWFKWGVGLSGWNVGKDTTVFKLKIDNDSLRIAGLVCYESVFPDFVTHFVKRGAQFITVVTNDSWYGNSSGPYQHKEFAALRAVENRRAVVRSANGGISCLINKFGITEFETKLFTRTSFVVDVPLNDEKPFYTKYPLIIPVLSSALSLWIIGISILLWMKNKLKL
- a CDS encoding DedA family protein, producing MFEEILTRISELSPIWIYLTIFFFAFIENLFPPSPSDMVIVVGGSLVGASDLHFVPVLIFATGGSLVGFLTAFAIGWQIDKRILHSGKIKFLTIESIEKVENAFRKYGYFLIIANRFLPGTRAVISFFAGMSRLNVHYTVLLSAASALIWNSILISLGMVFGENIQKVDAFLTTYNQIVIAATVVVIAFLIIRYFIKKSKKKFQN
- the ispF gene encoding 2-C-methyl-D-erythritol 2,4-cyclodiphosphate synthase codes for the protein MKLDIKIGFGFDVHSFAEGRKLILGGIEIPSNKGLEGHSDADVLLHAISDAILGALALGDIGQHFPNTDERWKDVDSSIILKHCYSLVKKEGYTISNIDSMLALESPKISPFIEKIKNNISQLLEISPSQISVKATTTEKLGFVGRAEGAVAMATVLLIKSDFNV
- a CDS encoding acylphosphatase, whose amino-acid sequence is MSKLARATIIVDGVVQGVGFRYFVLRNANALGLKGYTKNLFTGEVLTEVEGEEGMIHELIKKLKVGPSHAYVKDCKVEWKEFKNEFKDFEVRY
- a CDS encoding DMT family transporter; protein product: MKKYIGESALLLNTVIWGGTFALIKNALADISPLLFLGIRFFLAAAILLPFIYSIVKKTDKKTFIAGSILGVFYFLGFATQTIGLNYTTATKSGFITGTFVVIIPILQTIIEKKKPKWYNLVSILFVMIGLIFLSSSGDNLFQFINELGSDFNFGDFLTLLCAVLFAFQVVYVDVFTKKYDYMPMVFIQLLITGLGGFLGSIILSAFGLEIVKFNLNTNVLFALIYTSVFASIIATILQLKYQKVVTPTKAGIIYSFEPIMAAVLAFFIVGEKISKFGMFGGVFIVIGLLLSEILENRNEQTGKSNNNS
- the era gene encoding GTPase Era — protein: MSHKVGYVSIIGLPNVGKSTLLNAILKQKISIVTPKPQTTRKKILGILTENDFQIVFLDTPGIVRPAYLLHEKMLEEINESIKDADVIVLLFDVSNESRIKESEENEIIKNLIEQKTKPIILALNKVDSITQEQAQQLVNHYESLNKFRSVVPIAASLNFNVERLIQEIVSLLPEGEKFYPDDIISEASERFFVSEIIREKIFELYEDEVPYSTEVIIADFKERSSGKDFISAEIIVERDSQKPIIIGKEGKSIKKLGELARKEIEEFLQKEVYLELRVKVREKWRSNEKMLKYFGYGTRK
- the trxB gene encoding thioredoxin-disulfide reductase, producing the protein MSEQINHFKVAIIGSGPAGLTAAIYTARANLNPVVFEGLQPGGQLTITTEVENFPGFEHGIQGPELMDIMRKQAHRFGAQSIYKDITEVDFSKRPFKLKSYDEEYFADAVIISTGASARLLGLESEAKYMGYGVSACATCDGFFFKGLKVIVVGGGDTAMEEANFLTKFASEVIIVHRRDEFRASKIMLDRAKKNPKIKFVTNKVIKEVLGVEEGGKKRMTGVLLEDTKDHSVTQLDADGLFIAIGHKPNTELFKNYLEMDETGYLIVKPGSTYTNVEGVFAAGDVADKKYRQAITAAGTGCMAALDAERWLEAQES
- the queG gene encoding tRNA epoxyqueuosine(34) reductase QueG, which gives rise to MKKLTNEIVLSKAKSLGFDLVGFAQAVELTDEIEKLNLWLDKKFQAGMSYMERNIHKRKNPKEILPDAKSIISLALIYNTPFYHSNDKDFGKISRYAWGKDYHLIIWEKLDQLENELKAIDSNFNSISYVDTGPVMDKVWAVKAGLGWMGKHTNIINREIGSWFFIANIICNYEFEYSEQIPDFCGECTACIDACPTDAIVQPYVVDSNKCISYQTIENKNEITEELKGKFENWLFGCDICQEVCPWNKKFSITTSLKDFYPRNKELTYSEIMQMDEETFKEKFSDSPIKRTKLSGLKRNAKFLFE
- a CDS encoding Rieske 2Fe-2S domain-containing protein yields the protein MNEIKFHKVCRINELRENEGRRFIVPASDGSGDEVEIAIFKVDGEIYALSNICPHQHTALIYDGFIEDGCVVCPAHGWKFDLKTGNQPTGRKGLDVYPIKIEKDEIMVAAHSKKFNW
- a CDS encoding MBL fold metallo-hydrolase — its product is MKIGKYQLHTIHSGYIGLDGGAMFGIIPKPLWEKNNPADEVNRVTLSTRNLLLVSDSRKILIDTGMGTKWDEKSRNIYRIDDNLSLEKSLSQKGFTVDQITDVILTHLHFDHTGGSTKIENDKLIPTFPNAKFYVQKQNFEWAMNPSDRDRGSYLKENFEPLVKEGVLNLLTNNEFDENISFEVINGHTFGQQMVKISDGTNTVLYCADLLPFVSHIRLPYIMAYDLQPLVTLSEKKKYLKQALEENWILYFGHDPEYAAVTIKHSDKGITHDKVFFDLI
- a CDS encoding 4Fe-4S binding protein, yielding MAYRITEECINCGACFPECPNDAIYEAGSNWDMNGQTYGEGDPAPSGATGFYSDQFYYIVPDKCTECVGFYDEPQCVSNCPTDAVVKI
- a CDS encoding 4Fe-4S dicluster domain-containing protein, translating into MAIMITEECINCGACEPECPNNAIYEGGTNWELAGKTYGPDDPAPSGATGFFSNDYFYIVPDKCTECVGFHDEPQCAAVCPVDCCVPDPKHVEDKDTLLKKKEYLDSLGR
- a CDS encoding TPM domain-containing protein codes for the protein MLRLTLILILFSVQSFAQIEIPTIKMWATDLTNTLNKSELDDLNYRLKTYEDTTSNQLVTLMIPSLGGYPIEEVANEIFTKNKIGTKKNDNGVLLLIAKDDRKLRIEVGYGLEGVLPDALCSSIIRNVIVPRLKAEQYYLAISDGINAIISAIGGEYIADNANQDEDSISIGFVIVLIILFIFIFRRGGGMPGGVYRSGGFGGWSSGGSGWGGGGGFSGGGGSSGGGGASGSW